AAGTAGGAAGCTCTTGAGACTGATGTCCACTGCATCTTTTATAGGAATATTTGCTCTGGTTTTGAAGGCCACCAGATTTTAGCCAGTAAACTTTTGGCTTGATATAGCATAATCAGAAAGCCCAGCATTCTCTTTTTATACCTAGGCATTTTTTACTaatcattcattgagtttttgCACAGacttttcccttattttaatatacatagcCTGTTAGTCTTGTCACAttcaaattcatttattcttcaaaaagtAACTTAATTAAATTTCctattgtctttaaaatatcaacctaaaataatttctatactCTAAAGCATTTTATTGTAGTATCTAGAATCTTTATAAGTACAAAGTAATGACATTCTATGTCTCAGTTTTTCCATTGTCTCTCTCATATTACTTTCATTATGATTTGATtatgtcccccaaatgctcatgtgtttgGAACTTAGTTTCAAAGGGAGAGAGTTGGGAAATAGTGGAATGTTTAAGAAATAAGATCTACTAAATTGTGGTTAGATCATTGGGAGTGATGTTCTTGGAGAGGGTTAATGTAACTTTCATAGGGCACAACATAGTTCTTATTAAAGCCGGTTGTTACAAAAGAGCAAgtcttttttctgaatttctctgacttcctgtctTATTATGTTCTCTCTACCTCTCAAATGAGTTCTCACCATAATGCCACCTCATGGTGTAATGCAGGTGAAAGAACTGTCACAGGAGCTGAGAAGATTCTAGTACAGTGCACTTAAATCTTCAGAACTATGtactcacaaaatatttttatgtatttataagttgtagatggacacaatattttatttatttattcatttttatatggtgttgagaattgaacccagcttcTTGCATGtgacaggtgagcactctaccactgagccacaactccagcctctcagaaaatatttttatgcatttatatctctttttatacattggcctgtttctggtatttttctcTAACATTATAAATTAGACTAAAACAACCTCTGTGTCTTATTTCTAAAGAAGAGAGGTGAGACTTTGCAATGTATTATCAAAAAGTTCTGTAAAAGTTTTAGAATAAGAACGGTTATGCATTCACTGAGTGACCTTTAGTGAGTGATTAAACATCTTTGAGTCTAAGGCATCTTACTATGAGAGTGAATAGAACATCtaagattacatttttaaaagctctggTATAGTTTAGATAGTAATGGCTTAGCATTTttgattcttatttgtttttaaatttcaaagcagATATCTTGTATTTCTTGTAATCCTCATGGTGCTTAGGTTAATGTATTGCCATTTACTTTGGGACTCAAATAtgtggaatttattttgtttagtaaagCAAAAGCAAGTGTGGTTCCTTAGAATATAGTAAAGACTCTatgagaatgtttttatttttaatgggaagaaTTTTCTCATTGCTAATGATTATAGAGGGAATTTACATCTTGATGACACCCATTAATCAGAAATGGTCTGAATTGTCTACATCAAAACCATTAGAAAACCATGAATAAagaggcagattaaaaaaaataggtttttctagcaccattttgaGTCTTCTATtagattaaaaattatagaattttttacCAGTGAAAGGATTCAAACACGTAGCTGAATTTTAAGCCTCCTGTACTCACACAAGTCACCATCAATCATAATACCATTGTAGGAAGATAAATGTAGATCTTCACaggcagaaaaatcaaatacaaaaagtgcAATTTGTCTTATGCAAAAAAAGACCTCATTATTTATGTCATACTTCTTTTAGCTCCCATGTTCCAGATCTTTGAGCTGAAGATATTCAGCCAGAAGAAAGTGGATTTGTTTTATGCTAGATGAGTTAAGAACTGATATAATTAGAATGTAGAGTAAACATATTTTGATTTGGGTTTCAGTTCTTTCAAGTATGATGGCTTGCTCAGGAAAACAATGCAGGAGATTTTGTCCTCCACTTCAATCAAATTGTGTGGGAAAAAAGCCACAGGCAATCTATAGCATCAAAAAGTGCAATTTACCTTATGCAGGAGATTTTGTCCTCCACTTCACCCAAATTGTATGGAAATATTATTTGttcaaattaaaaatggaagCCACAGGCAATCTACAGCAGGCATTGAAATGTCATGATGAGACATCAAActgcatttgtttttctcatgtttttgtatcattgattgatgtggaatttgaatatttgaaatataaaaactatatttaaaaataaacattaatattcttttttattttaaggtaattttaaggCTCATAGCCTAAGGTCATAATACACAGTATAATTAActcatatttttctaatgtaatcCCAAGACAAAGGAGttgggatatatttttcatgaaaaaaattatttttactaagtaAACTTATGTTGTTCCATGTATCATACTTTTCTATGTAGTATATGTTTGGCCTTAAAATTAATAGAAGTGAATTCTTGATGGGACTTCCAAAaggtttatattatcttgtcctgGTGAACATTGTGGCAGAATATATGGAGGATGAAACAGAATTTCTGAAATTGTGTATTTTTTGGCTGCAAACTGTTGAAAGGTACATCATTGTTATTCATGAAAAAGAGTGACTAAAAACAGCAATGTTCTTTAAGCATACATACATGAATAAATTCTTTGTTAAGCAAAAATGCCCTGTGCAGCCAGGGATGGCTGAAATACATTATACATAGACTCTGGtaatctcagttcttttttttaaactctacaTAGCAAATTTTTCTAGCTCAAtaaatctctatttcttttcttgcttttaaaatcagAGGAGCAATAATTGTCTTTTTTAACATTCTGGATTATTTTCCAATTTGACtgcaataaaatatgcaaaaaaaatttgggaaacatttcaaagcatacaaatggaagtgaataatcttttcttattttatgacccttttttctttcaaatgctgtTGTAGCTCAAAGTGGGTAACTTATCATTCGTCAATTACCTTTAACTGATTATATGTCCATTTTTCCCCTAGTATTTGGAAACCACACTTCATCCAGTACCTCTTACGTCAgtctttacaattttttatttccatattattGTGCACACAAGAAAGATAAAGCTCTTCTCTCCTGTAAAAGCTACCTTTAAGTTTGTGAAAATTTGGTCTATTAAAATCACtaggaaatgttaaaatgttaacaagtaaaaaatttaacatttataaatcaaGATATAAAAATCTGGGGCTTATTTTCCTATATCTATATTCTTCTTATACATCTTAATTTCAccataaatacaaacagaaaaaaaataatgatctgaCTTATGGATATTGTATTCCACATTAAGTTtgattaaaatgtgtaaaagtattAATAAATGCTAGAATATTATTCACTCAACAGTATGttttactgttacatagaacatttAGTCAAGTAGAACACTATGATGTCTGTTATTTAACAACAGGATGCAATAAATGAGGgttaacatataaacaaatattcagttataaagacatATTGCATACATaagggaaataggaaaaaatgcaCTGTAAACCTGGCATTAAggtccatgcttgtaatccaagcaaattgggaagctgagaaattttagaagtttaaGTTTAGCCTCAGCTTGTTAGTGTGGTTTCAAGCAACGTagcaagacagtctcaaaatttgaaaaagtggagAGTGGGCttaggaatatggctcagtgtataaaaatacctaaacttaaactgaaatacaaaaaaaattaaagtttaaaatattacacttcagtgttaaacataaaaaatagatttcatataattcttttctcagtattcaaaatgaaaatagtaatttttgatttagaaaaacaatGATATTCTTTGAAAGATGCAGTTTCTTCACTATGCATGTATGATATTTATGACTgatatttctacaaaataactttataatgcttaataaatttaagcaaaagttaaagacaactacttgttttctaaagttaaatgagttttgtattttactgatcCTTATATACATCAAGGTGTAATATATAGATAATAACTTTACTATACtctcacatttattataaatgtttcattgTTATATAAGGCATACATTTTGGACAAAATCTGTTCAATGTTCACTACTAGTATGAGTTTTCAGatgttcaatgaatttaaaatttaaatacattttggaaatattatttaactttttagagTTTCTGGGCACAATGAATTCTCCAAAAATAAGCAGTGTTTAAGAATCAtgtagctaatttttttttccatttgtattttctctaaccAGTATGTATCCACAGGTGCTGAGTATTGGTGAATAAATTTTAGAGGCATTGTCACATTGTCagttttcacatttcaaaattttctctatGCTATGGTtattgtggtgaggattaaatgttgTCCCTTTCTTAGAGTAATCATACAATGTTCCCATCTGTAGAGCTTCTCTACagtgtgttttctctgatgtctagtaatatatgatatataatttaaaatgtttctacattctgtacatttagatgtctttttttccagaataagtaGCCTAGTGGTGAAAAGaattgatttcttattaaaagctttgctgcATTATTACAATTTGTAGGGgttcttttctgtataaattcaGTTGTTAATAAggtttagtctttctttttttaatgtttattttttagttgtagttggacacaatacctttatttcacttatttatttttatgtggtgctgagaatcaaacccagaattTCATACATGCGAGgatagcactctaccactgaaccacaaccccagccccaatgtttagtctttctttaaaagtatGTTCACTTTATTTACATTTCACATTCACCAGGATGTCTTGTGCTGTGGtgagtaaagttttattttttattaaaagcttttccacattattcgcatttgtagggcttttctccagtgtgtgttctgttGTAGTGAATAAGGCCTCTTTTattactaaaagctttgccacattccttATATTTGCAATGCTTCTCTCCAGTGTAAATGtccctgtggcaaataaggtaaaatatttgagtaaaaacttTGTCACACACTTTGAGTTTgtgaggcttctctccagtgtgagttctgttgtGGAAAATAAGGTATTATTTTGACTGAAGGAGttgccacattctttatatttgtaaggcttctctctagTGTGAGTTCCTTTGTGGCAAATAAAGCCTGTTTTTTgagtaaaagctttgccacatttgttacatttgtagggcttctctccagtgagCTCTGCAGTGGTGAATAAGGTCTATTTtttaccaaaagctttgccacattttttacatttgtagggcttctctccagtgtgagttctgttgtggcgaataaggcttgatttttgaccaaaagctttgccacattctttacatttgtagggcttctctccagtgtgtgttctgctgtggcaaataagatgtgatttgtgaccaaaagctttgccacattctgtacatttgtagagcttctctccagtgtgagttctgctatggcaaataaggtttgatttttgAACAAAAGCTTTTCCACAATATTTGCatgtgtagggcttctctccagtgggAGTTCTGTTGTGGCAAATAAGgtctgatttttgaccaaaagctttgccgcAATCTTTACAtgtgtagggtttctctccagtgtgagttcttctgtggtAAATAAAGTATGGTTTTTGACAAaatgctttgccacattctgtacatttgtagggcttctctccagtgtgagttatgctgtggcaaataaggtatgATTTTCgaccaaaggctttgccacaaaCTTTACATTTGcttggcttctctccagtgtgagtttcGTTGTGGCGAATAAGGTCTGCTTTATTACTAAAAGCTTtggcacattctttacatttgtagggcttctctccattgtgtgttctgctgtggctaataagatgtgatttttgaccaaaagccttgccacaatctttacatttgtagagcttctctccagtgtgagttctactgtggcgaataaggcttgatttttgaccaaaagctttgccacattctttacatttgtagggcttctctccagtgtgtgttctgctgtggcaaataagatATGATttgtgaccaaaagctttgccacattctgtacatttgtagggcttctctccagtgtgagtcctgctgtggcaaataaggtctgATTTATGACctaaagctttgccacaatctttgcATGTGTAGGTCTTCTCTTCAGTGTGACTTCTGTTGTGGtgaataaaaagtgatttttgaccaaaagctttggcacattctttacatttgtagggcttctctccagtgtgagttctactgTGGTAAACAAGgtctgatttttgacaaaaagctttgccacattctatacatttgtagggcttctctccagtataattTCTCTGGTGGTGAACAAGGCCTGATTTTGTATATGATTTCTTGTGTTCACTCTCACttgtagttttccatattttcttttgtggtaaataGTTAAGATCacaacttttatattttgcaatTATCACTtcatgaaatctattttttaggCCCTTTTCTGGTGCATATTCTTGGGTATGATTAAGAGTCAtgactgaaaaaaacaaaaatgaaaaaaaaccctattagactgggataaatatatttttaatacataacatgaaattaaggtaaaataagtACATCAGGAGTGCAGCAGATTAGTAAGTCCAAAGTCACCATAAatccaaaaaaaatattagttcaataaaaatgtacagaaaaaatTACCTTGAGAATATTATCCAAATTTTTGTAGAGACCACAGTATCCAAGAGGAGAACATCATTAAGAAGAGTAATATAATTAAGTGTAGAAAATTATCATTAATAGCCTTTGTCCTTCAAAAGATAGTAGTGTGTATTTAGGAAATATCTACCATCTACCTTCACTGTcactagaaaaagagaaatgtaaaacatataaaaacatttctggttttttcTAAAGAGTGTCCATAATATGGTTTTTGTCTTTCATGACATAGAGACATAAAAATATCTAGCAGATTTTGAATGATAATACCATAAATATTCAACAAGAGAAAGAGGCAAtggattcttaaaaagaaatatgaacaaaaaatttactaagaaatatatacatatatatctataaaatttttcataaaaacattttaaaagactataaaaacCTTGTATAGATTATGGCCATAATATTTGGATGAATTCAACACATGACAATCAAGtacaataaattgatttttatattattacatttgtTTGATATGAGAATTTCATTTATTGACAAATacaactttgtttatttataaatatattatggtactttatactatatatacaaggtaaaatgactaaatagaatgaattaacaaaattattgtttcatataaattatcattttttatttcttacaaggTATTGTATTCCTTCTACTAGTATTTATGAAAAACATAATACACTCACTATGTGGTAAAATAAAACTCTGACCCTATTatgctcaataaaataaaaaatattttatatatcaaccCTATAGTATCAACCCTACATAAAACACAGTAACTGCTGAGCAAAATTttgctcactaaatttctgacttCCACAATTTGAATCAAAATCTCCTACAACTTAATATCTTCCTGCCACCTTTCACTTAATTCAAAGTCctgcttatattttttataacactttaagagacaaaatattatataactaaataataatagtatataagtacatatttttaaacatttgacaTTGATGGGCACACAAATTGAGTCTCTAGCTTTAATACTGAGAAAAATATTGGAACTAAACACAGAAGCCGAGGTATCCCTTCAATTTTATGATTTAATTGTTCATGGATACATATTTAGTACTAGCAATACTGGATCTTTAGGTCATCCAACTTTTAATGTTTCATGTGTAATGCTTCAGATTACCCCAAAAATTCTATATCATGGACTACAACACAAGacttttttaaattgtttgagCCATGCTGTTTCTAAATTTCTGTGACTTCTCTCAAACATAAAGTACTTTTGCATGGCCTCCCAATTAGCAAATATTACAAGGATGCAGCACTGTTCTtgcctatttcttttatttaaaattttttatacttttttcccgAAAATGGACTATATAATCTACTGATGGCTCctttattgaacaaataaaaaatagtacagcaaatataaacaaagagaagcatGGGCTAAAtccaagtgacaaaaaaaaataaaacatgaagaatTTAACATTAGGATACTGACAGTTATGAATTACTCAAAGAACactaaataactatttaaaaaatgtttagagagtgaaattgaaaaatattaacatcaatGAGCACAATGTTTATGTGAacaattctttaagaaaaaacgAGAGGGGCATTTCTAGTGTGCAAATTTGAAATTCTACAAATATGGAAGAGGCTTATCAACCAGTACCAAGTCTAAGACAAACAACTTGTAAaatacctacaactaaaaattaaatgtttaaaagaaaaaaacctaaatgttaatactgtcaaaatagaTCCCCTGCCCCATCCATACCAAACTGCTTTCAGAGAATCATGAAGCTGGAACAGCCTGAGAGGCAGGCATCGCATCGTGTTCTACTTTACAGATTTAGGGAGTTCCTCAAAGTTGCCCCTGGAAAGGATGAAGGCCTCCTCCCCCATCTATGGTTTTTTTCACTGCCTAGGTGCTAGAAAACACTTCCTGTGCCTGAGTGAATGAGTGAAGCGGGCTGTACTATCAAAACTAGGCTCCAGCAAGTTATGGCTGCATCACAGGCTTCCCCTCTCTGGACCTCCATGTCTCAGTATGTACATAGAAGGCACTAAGAGAAGTCTCTGTGAACATGCcagtaaaatttttgtttcccCAAAACAAAGTGTCTCAAGTGATATCCCCAGGACCTCTTCCAGAAACCCCATGGAACCCAATCAACCTGAAATATGGAAAGTGCACAGCATCCCATGAGAGGGAGGAATCAAAAAAGGCTGTGCTGTGGCATCTTCAGCCTCCCTCCATTGATTCAGTGTGTAAGAGGGAAAACTGAGACCCTCAATGGAGCAGACCCTGAGGTCACATTTCTATCTCAGAGTCCAAAGATTCTGCTTCCCCACTGGGTCCACAGTATCTCATGACAGAATTTCCAGATGCCTCACCTGACTCCATTTGCCTCCTGTGGACACACCCACCATGCCCTCTAGTTCTGCAACACTGCACCTCCTGGTTCCTAGGCTGTGCTCACCTAAGGAGTGCTGGATGGGGTGCTGCATCCCATCTGCTTTGCCTGTCTCCTCCCCACCCACTGTTCTTATAGGTTGGGCTCCTCTCATTCAGCTTGACTCTGCCTCACCAGCTCTGCCAAACATTCAAACCCCACTAGGTCCTCTCCAC
The sequence above is a segment of the Ictidomys tridecemlineatus isolate mIctTri1 chromosome 16, mIctTri1.hap1, whole genome shotgun sequence genome. Coding sequences within it:
- the LOC144371422 gene encoding uncharacterized protein LOC144371422; the protein is MTLNHTQEYAPEKGLKNRFHEVIIAKYKSCDLNYLPQKKIWKTTSESEHKKSYTKSGLVHHQRNYTGEKPYKCIECGKAFCQKSDLVYHSRTHTGEKPYKCKECAKAFGQKSLFIHHNRSHTEEKTYTCKDCGKALGHKSDLICHSRTHTGEKPYKCTECGKAFGHKSYLICHSRTHTGEKPYKCKECGKAFGQKSSLIRHSRTHTGEKLYKCKDCGKAFGQKSHLISHSRTHNGEKPYKCKECAKAFSNKADLIRHNETHTGEKPSKCKVCGKAFGRKSYLICHSITHTGEKPYKCTECGKAFCQKPYFIYHRRTHTGEKPYTCKDCGKAFGQKSDLICHNRTPTGEKPYTCKYCGKAFVQKSNLICHSRTHTGEKLYKCTECGKAFGHKSHLICHSRTHTGEKPYKCKECGKAFGQKSSLIRHNRTHTGEKPYKCKKCGKAFAFGQKSHLISHRGTHTGEKTHKCTECGKAFGQKSSLICHRKTHTGEKPYKCKDCGKAFSRKSHLIYHSRSHTGEKPHKCTECGKAFGQKSSLICHKKTHTGEKPYKCKDCGKAFSRKSHLIYHSRSHTGEKPYKCTDCGKAFRQKSYLICHKRTHTGEKPHKCTECGKAFGQKSSLICHSRTHTGEKPYKCKDCGKAFSQKSHLIYHIRSHTGEKPYKCKDYCGKAFRQKSYLICHRRTHTGEKPHKCTECGKAFGQKSSLICHSRTHTGEKPYKCTECGKAFCQKSTLIHHRRTHTGEKPYKCKDCGKAFSRKSHLIYHSRSHTGEKPYKCTDCGKAFRHKSYLICHRRTHTGEKPHKCTECGKAFGQKSSLICHSRTHTGEKPYKCTECGKAFCQKSTLIHHRRTHTGEKPYKCAECGKAFGHKSHLICHRRTH